A single window of Methylacidimicrobium sp. AP8 DNA harbors:
- a CDS encoding histidinol-phosphate transaminase → MALSSDSPKTPRPKRLPGRLSPNPRILKLHLSSYRELCPIQDLLPRRLPLIRLDANENALGPSPLARKAIRKAAAESHRYPEIAGEGLRDFVASELGVRPEQIVFGNGSTELLELLFHVSLRNRHEEVVLPRHSFPLYEILAQRFGCRARVVPDRNFTADLEMLREAITPRTRLVLLANPNNPTGTRVDNGALVAFAKGLPPHVLLALDEAYADFIDDPPPLREIIQQGIPVTVLRTFSKLHGLASLRIGYALASEEIARARQKASLPTNTSGIAQAAAMAALKDKRHQRKSKKTVRDGRLYLERLFRQLGLCWVPSCANFVMIRPPRAEEVWKALVRRGVLVRSLHSWGLPGWLRVTIGTPEELHRFAGSLREALRKVHPLQPIPAGEPEGD, encoded by the coding sequence ATGGCTCTCTCTTCTGACTCGCCGAAGACGCCGCGCCCGAAGAGGCTGCCCGGCCGACTTTCACCGAATCCTCGGATTCTCAAACTCCACCTTTCGTCATACCGGGAGCTCTGTCCGATCCAGGATCTACTGCCGCGCCGCCTCCCTCTTATCCGGCTCGATGCTAACGAGAACGCTCTCGGACCCTCCCCGCTCGCCCGGAAAGCGATCCGAAAGGCGGCGGCCGAATCCCACCGCTATCCCGAGATTGCCGGGGAAGGGCTGCGGGACTTCGTGGCGTCGGAGCTTGGGGTCCGCCCGGAACAGATTGTCTTCGGGAACGGCTCGACCGAGCTTCTCGAGCTGCTCTTTCACGTCTCTCTTCGGAATCGGCACGAGGAGGTCGTCCTGCCGCGGCACTCGTTCCCCTTATACGAGATCCTGGCGCAGCGCTTCGGATGCCGCGCGCGCGTCGTTCCCGACCGGAACTTCACCGCGGACCTGGAGATGCTCCGTGAAGCGATCACGCCCCGAACCCGGCTCGTGCTTCTCGCCAATCCGAACAATCCGACGGGAACCCGCGTCGACAACGGCGCTCTGGTCGCCTTCGCAAAAGGCCTTCCGCCCCATGTGCTCTTGGCGCTCGACGAGGCATATGCCGACTTCATCGACGATCCTCCGCCCCTCCGAGAGATCATTCAGCAGGGGATCCCCGTTACGGTCCTGCGCACCTTTTCCAAGCTGCACGGCCTGGCAAGTTTGCGGATCGGGTACGCTCTAGCCTCGGAGGAAATCGCCCGCGCGCGCCAAAAAGCTTCCCTTCCCACCAATACGAGCGGCATCGCTCAGGCCGCCGCCATGGCCGCCTTGAAGGACAAGAGACATCAGCGGAAATCGAAGAAGACCGTCCGGGACGGCCGGCTATACCTGGAACGGCTTTTCCGACAGCTCGGTCTCTGCTGGGTGCCCTCCTGCGCCAACTTCGTGATGATCCGGCCGCCCCGGGCGGAAGAAGTCTGGAAGGCATTAGTCCGGAGAGGCGTACTCGTGCGCAGCCTCCATAGCTGGGGACTGCCCGGCTGGCTCCGAGTAACCATCGGAACTCCCGAAGAGCTCCACCGGTTTGCCGGCAGCCTGCGTGAGGCCCTTCGAAAGGTTCATCCACTGCAGCCCATCCCTGCGGGAGAGCCTGAGGGCGACTAG
- a CDS encoding adenylosuccinate synthase, which translates to MNGVNTVVVGAQWGDEGKGKVIDFLTEDANVVVRCQGGDNAGHTVEVDGERFVVHLIPSGILRPEKQCVLGNGMVIDPTSLVREIKGLTARGIAPKGRLFISEAAHLVLPYHRQMDEQLESLRGKGKLGTTGRGVGPAYVDKANRTGLRVHDLLEPKELRHKLEERIEEKNRLLSFLGGKPVDSEEVVRSCCEAAEFLREMIVNTAIWLSEAIREGKDMLFESAQGTFLDIDFGTYPYVTSSNTTAGGAVTGTGVPPHRIDRVIGCLKAYTTRVGAGPMPVESAELSDLLHRNGREFGATTGRARRCGWFDGVMSRYACLINGFDELAITNLDGLDTLATIPVCVAYEWRGRRLSHPPTAAEHWQECVPIYKEYPGWLRPTSGVRRFGDLPDLAKRYLDALSELTGSPVGLISVGAGREQTFLVE; encoded by the coding sequence GTGAACGGAGTGAACACGGTTGTCGTCGGAGCGCAGTGGGGAGACGAAGGGAAAGGAAAGGTCATCGATTTCCTTACCGAGGATGCAAACGTGGTCGTCCGCTGCCAAGGGGGAGACAACGCCGGCCACACGGTCGAGGTCGACGGCGAGAGATTCGTCGTCCATCTGATTCCTTCCGGGATCCTCCGGCCGGAAAAGCAGTGCGTTTTGGGCAACGGAATGGTTATCGACCCGACTTCGCTCGTACGCGAAATCAAAGGCTTGACTGCCAGGGGGATCGCCCCCAAGGGCCGGCTCTTCATTTCGGAGGCGGCCCACTTGGTGCTTCCTTATCACCGGCAGATGGATGAGCAGCTGGAAAGTCTGCGCGGGAAGGGAAAGCTGGGAACGACCGGACGTGGGGTCGGTCCCGCGTACGTGGATAAGGCGAACCGCACCGGGCTTCGCGTTCACGACCTGTTGGAACCGAAGGAGCTTCGCCATAAGCTCGAGGAGAGAATCGAAGAGAAGAATCGCCTGCTTTCCTTTCTCGGCGGAAAGCCGGTCGATTCCGAAGAGGTGGTTCGCAGCTGCTGCGAGGCCGCAGAGTTCCTGCGGGAGATGATCGTGAACACGGCCATTTGGCTCTCCGAGGCGATCCGTGAAGGCAAAGACATGCTCTTCGAGAGCGCTCAAGGCACCTTTTTGGATATCGATTTCGGAACCTATCCCTACGTCACGTCCTCGAATACGACCGCGGGGGGAGCCGTGACCGGAACGGGAGTGCCTCCGCATCGGATCGATCGGGTTATCGGCTGCCTCAAGGCGTATACGACGCGGGTCGGCGCGGGGCCGATGCCGGTCGAATCGGCTGAGCTCTCGGATCTGCTGCATCGGAACGGACGGGAATTCGGCGCTACGACAGGACGCGCCCGGAGATGCGGTTGGTTCGACGGAGTGATGAGCCGCTACGCCTGCTTGATCAATGGCTTTGACGAGCTTGCCATCACGAATCTGGACGGGTTGGACACGCTCGCCACAATCCCGGTCTGCGTCGCCTACGAGTGGCGGGGCCGGCGCCTGTCCCACCCACCGACCGCTGCCGAGCACTGGCAGGAGTGCGTGCCGATTTACAAGGAGTATCCGGGATGGCTCCGACCGACATCCGGCGTCCGTCGCTTCGGCGACTTGCCGGACCTCGCCAAAAGATATCTGGACGCGCTCTCCGAGTTGACCGGATCTCCGGTCGGGCTGATCTCGGTGGGCGCAGGAAGGGAGCAGACATTCCTCGTCGAATAG
- a CDS encoding response regulator transcription factor: MLRAIRRRGVHLPVPLLTARGELYERGEGLESGADDYLPKPFAMEKLVARLRALVRRAAGIGLSLYQVGDLSLNLVTRVAMRGGRRIDLTRREFSLLELLMRSPSKVFTRTEICEHVWNFHFDPGTNLVDVYIQKLRKKIDEGESRKLIQTVRGIGYKIEESR; the protein is encoded by the coding sequence GTGCTTCGAGCCATCCGGCGGCGTGGCGTCCATCTCCCCGTGCCCTTGTTGACGGCAAGAGGGGAACTCTACGAACGGGGCGAAGGGCTCGAGAGCGGAGCCGATGATTACCTTCCCAAGCCGTTCGCAATGGAAAAGCTTGTCGCGCGGTTGCGCGCCCTAGTCCGCAGGGCGGCCGGAATCGGGCTTTCGCTCTACCAGGTGGGCGACCTTAGCTTGAACTTGGTAACTCGAGTGGCCATGAGGGGAGGGCGGAGGATCGACTTGACACGCAGGGAGTTTTCCCTCTTGGAGCTGCTGATGCGCTCTCCCAGCAAGGTCTTCACAAGAACCGAGATCTGCGAGCATGTGTGGAACTTCCATTTCGACCCGGGCACCAATCTCGTCGATGTCTACATCCAGAAGCTGCGAAAGAAGATCGACGAGGGAGAGAGCCGGAAGCTTATTCAAACGGTTCGAGGAATCGGGTACAAGATCGAGGAGTCTCGGTGA
- a CDS encoding UDP-glucose/GDP-mannose dehydrogenase family protein, whose translation MKIAIIGSGYVGLTTGACFAEVGHEVLCVDNDQGKVKSLREGLVPFYEPGLEAMIARNVAAGRLRFGESIAEAVESSLALFIAVPTPPREDGSVDLHYVEKVAREIAGVLHEYRVVVDKSTVPVRTGEKVAQTIERYSKQKADFDVVSNPEFLREGSAISDLMNPDRIVIGASSERAIAIMKEIYQPFRTPVLITDVNSAELIKHASNSFLAVKISYINMISQICEASKADVLLVAEGMGLDRRIGRSFLQAGLGWGGSCFPKDVSAFIRIAEELGCDFRLLKEAASINRQQRERFLKKIREEIWLLRDKTIGLLGLAFKNNTDDTRQSVAMALAENFIQEGAVVRAYDPKAMAKAKQALPELHLCSRGEEVAQGADCVVVATEWEEFRELDWLSMKKRMVTPLVFDGRNLLDREKMAAWGFTYRGIGR comes from the coding sequence ATGAAAATTGCGATCATTGGTTCCGGGTATGTCGGCCTTACGACAGGGGCGTGTTTCGCTGAAGTCGGCCATGAGGTTCTTTGTGTCGACAATGATCAGGGGAAGGTGAAGAGCCTGCGCGAAGGCCTCGTCCCCTTCTATGAGCCGGGGTTGGAAGCCATGATCGCACGGAATGTGGCGGCCGGCCGGCTTCGGTTCGGGGAGTCGATCGCCGAAGCAGTCGAAAGCAGCTTGGCGCTCTTTATTGCCGTGCCGACCCCCCCTCGGGAGGACGGGAGCGTCGATCTGCATTATGTCGAGAAAGTGGCGCGGGAGATCGCGGGGGTCCTGCACGAGTATCGGGTCGTCGTCGACAAGAGCACGGTTCCTGTGAGAACCGGAGAGAAGGTGGCGCAGACCATCGAGCGCTACAGCAAGCAAAAGGCGGACTTCGACGTCGTGAGCAACCCGGAGTTCCTCCGGGAAGGGTCGGCGATCAGCGATCTGATGAATCCCGACAGGATTGTGATCGGCGCCTCCTCCGAGCGAGCGATCGCGATCATGAAGGAGATTTACCAGCCCTTTCGGACGCCGGTGCTGATCACCGATGTGAACTCCGCCGAGCTCATCAAGCATGCCTCCAACAGCTTCCTAGCGGTGAAAATCTCCTACATCAACATGATCTCGCAGATTTGCGAGGCTTCGAAGGCCGACGTGCTTCTCGTGGCGGAAGGAATGGGTTTGGACCGGCGGATCGGCCGCTCCTTTCTGCAGGCGGGGTTAGGTTGGGGCGGGTCCTGCTTTCCCAAGGACGTCTCCGCATTCATTCGGATCGCAGAGGAGCTCGGCTGCGACTTCCGGCTCCTCAAGGAGGCCGCTTCGATCAACCGGCAACAGAGGGAGCGCTTCTTGAAGAAGATTCGAGAAGAGATCTGGCTCCTTCGGGATAAGACGATCGGCCTTCTGGGCCTCGCATTCAAGAACAATACCGATGACACGCGCCAAAGTGTGGCCATGGCATTGGCGGAGAACTTTATTCAAGAAGGAGCGGTCGTTCGCGCCTATGATCCCAAGGCGATGGCGAAGGCGAAGCAGGCTCTCCCCGAGCTGCATCTCTGCTCGAGGGGAGAGGAGGTGGCTCAGGGAGCGGATTGTGTCGTCGTGGCCACGGAGTGGGAGGAGTTTCGCGAGCTTGATTGGCTTTCCATGAAAAAGCGGATGGTGACCCCGCTGGTTTTCGATGGACGCAACCTTTTGGATCGAGAAAAGATGGCAGCCTGGGGCTTTACCTATCGCGGTATCGGTCGCTGA
- a CDS encoding type III glutamate--ammonia ligase yields MAPDWEHAFPLPWNPELAWIPSHLTFADAPFPACTRAALKRSLEKAREQGFQLRLAIECELYFLRRTASGFALPNPRETLVKGSYDAGRLFDGSKLVDTILEALERLGWEVFSVQHEDGRSQFEFVFDHCDALDMADRFVFFRCLAARTAAQEGLAAVFMPKPFADQPGNAAHFHLSLADSRTGANLFLPQPGEDPRELGLSPLGSSFLGGLVRHARALCAAFAPTVNSYKRLIKKGAMKFYSWAPVFNSVGRNNRTHAFRIPLGGGRCEIRIPDASCNPYLAAALALEAGLEGVRQRLDPGIPERESVHAWPERRENWLPQEALLPRSLGEALLEFASDALVESALGAALREEFLQCKFAEWEEFNVEITQWEIDRHGSLF; encoded by the coding sequence GTGGCTCCCGACTGGGAGCATGCCTTTCCTTTGCCCTGGAACCCGGAGCTGGCTTGGATCCCTTCCCACCTCACCTTCGCGGACGCTCCCTTCCCGGCCTGCACGCGGGCGGCCTTGAAGCGATCTTTAGAGAAAGCGCGAGAACAAGGCTTCCAGCTCCGGCTGGCGATCGAATGTGAACTCTATTTTCTTCGACGAACCGCTTCCGGCTTCGCCCTCCCCAATCCGCGTGAGACGTTGGTCAAGGGTAGCTATGATGCCGGGAGGCTCTTCGATGGATCCAAGCTCGTCGACACCATCTTGGAGGCGCTCGAGAGGCTCGGCTGGGAGGTCTTCTCCGTCCAGCATGAGGACGGCCGGTCCCAATTCGAATTCGTCTTTGATCATTGCGACGCCCTCGACATGGCGGATCGCTTCGTTTTTTTCCGCTGCCTCGCCGCACGAACTGCAGCCCAGGAAGGCCTGGCCGCCGTCTTCATGCCGAAGCCGTTCGCCGACCAGCCGGGGAACGCCGCCCACTTTCACCTATCGCTGGCCGATTCCCGCACCGGAGCCAATCTTTTCCTGCCGCAGCCGGGCGAAGACCCGCGGGAGCTGGGCCTCTCCCCTCTCGGAAGCTCCTTCCTCGGCGGCCTGGTTCGCCATGCCCGTGCGCTCTGCGCGGCGTTTGCGCCGACGGTCAACAGCTATAAGCGCTTGATCAAGAAAGGGGCGATGAAGTTCTATTCCTGGGCCCCTGTTTTCAACTCCGTCGGCCGAAACAATCGTACGCACGCCTTCCGCATCCCCCTTGGCGGCGGCCGATGCGAAATCCGGATTCCGGACGCCTCTTGCAATCCCTACCTGGCGGCAGCGCTCGCCCTCGAAGCCGGTCTCGAAGGCGTTCGGCAACGCCTCGATCCCGGGATCCCGGAGCGGGAAAGCGTCCATGCGTGGCCGGAACGCCGGGAGAACTGGCTGCCGCAGGAGGCGCTGCTCCCCCGTTCGCTGGGCGAGGCGCTGCTCGAATTCGCCTCCGACGCGCTTGTGGAAAGCGCATTGGGCGCCGCGCTCCGGGAGGAGTTCCTTCAATGCAAATTCGCCGAATGGGAAGAATTCAATGTCGAGATCACCCAATGGGAGATCGATCGTCATGGCTCTCTCTTCTGA
- a CDS encoding cell wall metabolism sensor histidine kinase WalK: protein MPERISKEGFLDYSLGRKTFRVLVKSRGGYRLVLARDTRKLREILWRAQEAFLLAFPLALAVASVGGWLVSGYALRPVRAIAAAAEKISPHALHGRVEVPSDDPDLARLAQILNEMWERIEKAFVQEQRLTADASHELRTPLTILRNQLEAALAEAGGRQSSEEEVFLCLLEQVKRLSTITDNLLFLSQAECGQIRIRRERIAWSVMVAEVAEDARLLAGPAGLSVAASVAPGLCVYGDGDLLMRMLWNLTDNAVKYNADGGFAWITLSEDGPWIVLSIANTGPTIEAGDQAEIFRRFYRTQAAREGRARGSGLGLSLCREIVAAHQGEIRYDSPSEGWNRFTVWLPKGGSEEFASPSIRQAVACSSAAARPGA from the coding sequence ATGCCGGAGCGAATAAGCAAAGAGGGATTCCTTGACTATTCCCTGGGAAGGAAAACATTCCGCGTCCTGGTTAAAAGCCGGGGCGGCTATCGGCTGGTTCTCGCCCGGGACACCCGAAAGCTAAGAGAGATTCTCTGGCGGGCGCAGGAAGCCTTCCTGCTGGCCTTCCCGCTCGCATTGGCGGTTGCGAGCGTGGGTGGGTGGCTTGTTTCCGGATACGCCCTGCGGCCGGTTCGGGCTATCGCAGCGGCTGCCGAGAAAATCAGTCCCCATGCCCTCCATGGTCGGGTCGAAGTTCCTTCCGATGACCCGGATTTGGCGCGCCTGGCGCAAATCCTCAACGAGATGTGGGAAAGAATCGAGAAAGCATTTGTCCAAGAGCAACGACTGACCGCCGATGCTTCTCATGAGCTTCGGACCCCGCTCACGATCCTCCGAAACCAGTTGGAGGCGGCCCTCGCCGAGGCCGGAGGCCGGCAATCCTCGGAGGAGGAAGTCTTTCTCTGCCTCTTGGAGCAAGTCAAGCGGTTGAGCACAATCACCGACAATCTTCTTTTCCTTTCTCAGGCGGAATGCGGCCAGATTCGTATTCGGAGGGAACGGATCGCCTGGAGCGTGATGGTGGCGGAAGTAGCGGAGGATGCTCGGCTTCTGGCGGGGCCCGCGGGCCTTTCGGTCGCGGCGTCGGTCGCTCCGGGCTTATGTGTTTATGGAGACGGCGATCTGCTGATGCGCATGCTGTGGAACCTCACGGATAATGCGGTGAAATATAATGCGGACGGAGGTTTTGCCTGGATAACCCTTTCCGAGGACGGTCCTTGGATCGTCTTGAGCATCGCCAATACCGGGCCGACCATCGAGGCCGGGGATCAGGCGGAAATCTTTCGCCGCTTCTACCGCACCCAAGCCGCTAGGGAAGGCCGTGCCAGGGGTAGCGGGCTCGGCTTGAGCCTCTGTCGGGAGATCGTCGCAGCCCACCAGGGAGAGATTCGGTATGACAGTCCGAGCGAGGGCTGGAACCGCTTTACGGTCTGGCTCCCGAAGGGTGGAAGCGAAGAGTTCGCTTCTCCATCCATCCGGCAAGCCGTCGCATGCTCTTCCGCCGCCGCTCGGCCAGGAGCATAG
- a CDS encoding IS1634 family transposase yields MVFYDLTSSYFEGGRPRGFGSIRLQPGSAGGKPADPLGGRHGQWLADCPPCLPGQSARFETVLPIVADLEKRFGLRRIVFVGDRGMVSTANLGFLWSQGHGFLFGLRRRRSPEVLEYVRKAQSGSWQPCSPEEKDRVCEVEGALPGQRIFVVESAERLAYEQAMRERDVTKTREELGKLAKRIEKGELRNREEIGSSVARILSLHRSHRYFRWSLRAGKLQVSEEPVETEKLLEGKYVILTEEKDLSPLEAVRAYKELSEVERAFRKLKDVLELRPIYHHNPKRVRAHVFVAALAFLLDRLLEKKLKAANLPFSSEQAWVALRTIHLVDFSFGSEKRRGVTAGNHQARQILSALRISAREP; encoded by the coding sequence ATGGTCTTCTATGATTTGACTTCCTCCTATTTCGAAGGGGGAAGGCCCCGAGGGTTTGGCTCAATACGGCTACAGCCGGGATCAGCGGGAGGGAAACCGGCAGATCCTCTTGGGGGTCGTCATGGCCAATGGCTGGCCGATTGCCCACCATGTCTTCCGGGGCAATCGGCACGATTCGAAACAGTTCTGCCGATCGTCGCCGATTTGGAGAAACGCTTCGGGTTGCGTCGGATCGTCTTCGTCGGGGACCGGGGGATGGTGAGCACGGCCAACTTGGGCTTCCTGTGGAGCCAGGGGCATGGGTTTTTGTTCGGCTTACGCCGACGAAGGAGCCCGGAGGTCTTGGAGTATGTCCGCAAGGCCCAGAGCGGTTCCTGGCAGCCCTGCTCTCCGGAGGAAAAGGATCGGGTCTGCGAAGTCGAGGGAGCGCTTCCCGGGCAGCGGATCTTCGTGGTCGAAAGCGCCGAGCGGCTGGCCTACGAGCAGGCCATGCGGGAGAGGGATGTCACGAAGACCCGGGAAGAGTTGGGCAAACTCGCCAAGCGTATCGAAAAAGGAGAGCTTCGGAATCGGGAAGAGATCGGCAGCTCCGTCGCCCGAATCCTCTCTCTCCATCGCAGCCACCGCTACTTCCGCTGGAGTCTGCGGGCAGGCAAGCTCCAAGTGTCCGAAGAGCCGGTGGAGACCGAAAAGCTTCTGGAGGGGAAGTACGTGATCCTCACCGAGGAAAAGGATCTCTCCCCGCTCGAGGCGGTCCGGGCCTACAAGGAGCTCTCCGAGGTGGAAAGAGCCTTCCGGAAGCTCAAGGACGTCCTGGAGCTTCGTCCGATCTACCACCACAATCCCAAACGGGTGCGGGCGCACGTCTTCGTCGCCGCCTTGGCCTTCCTGCTCGACCGGCTCCTGGAGAAGAAGCTCAAGGCGGCCAATCTACCCTTCTCCAGCGAGCAAGCTTGGGTTGCCCTCCGAACCATCCATCTGGTGGATTTCTCCTTCGGAAGCGAAAAACGTCGCGGGGTCACCGCCGGGAATCATCAGGCCCGGCAAATCCTCTCCGCCTTACGCATCTCTGCCCGCGAGCCGTAG
- the dnaN gene encoding DNA polymerase III subunit beta — translation MQCEIIRTSFLEALNLAQSVSGSRTTVPILNNVLLEADPAGHLSLFASDLQTTLQLRIDAEVRESGRTTLPARRLFAIAKEASSKELTLSSNEKEESTIIAGRSSFRLFGLPAADYPPPPALSDSSSFAISQDSFVRLLRRTAYAMSNDETRYVLNGALFAWKGESLTVVATDGKRLALMEAPVSGKAEEETQGIVPARAVSELLRILACGEKIQLTVWLESNRLLLQSGNLVFSSKLVDGKYPNYRAAIPEAARERMHLSREALLSALRRVSIVAGERLVPVRLHFQKDEVELCCSSAEVGEAKETIPIRYAGREIRAAFNVTYLMDPLRESTADEVVLQVGETSGPCLIQDEECFLYVVMPMRNA, via the coding sequence ATGCAGTGCGAAATTATTCGGACCTCCTTCCTAGAAGCTCTTAACCTAGCGCAAAGTGTCTCCGGCAGCCGAACTACGGTCCCGATCTTGAACAATGTTCTTCTGGAGGCCGATCCGGCGGGCCACCTTTCGCTCTTTGCCAGCGATCTGCAGACGACCCTCCAGCTCCGTATCGATGCCGAGGTTAGGGAATCCGGCCGGACGACGCTGCCGGCGCGCCGTCTTTTCGCCATCGCCAAGGAAGCGTCCTCCAAGGAGTTGACATTGAGCTCCAACGAGAAGGAGGAGAGCACCATCATCGCCGGCCGCTCCTCGTTCCGGCTTTTCGGGTTGCCGGCCGCCGATTATCCGCCGCCACCGGCGTTGAGCGATTCTTCTTCCTTTGCGATCTCCCAGGATTCGTTCGTTCGGCTGCTCCGTCGAACGGCGTATGCCATGTCGAACGACGAGACGCGTTACGTCCTCAACGGGGCGCTCTTCGCTTGGAAAGGGGAGAGCCTCACCGTTGTGGCAACGGATGGAAAGCGGCTGGCTCTCATGGAAGCCCCGGTTTCCGGGAAGGCGGAGGAGGAAACCCAGGGGATCGTTCCCGCACGGGCGGTTTCCGAGCTGTTGCGGATTCTCGCGTGCGGTGAGAAGATCCAACTAACCGTTTGGCTTGAGTCGAATCGACTCCTTCTGCAATCCGGAAACCTCGTATTTTCTTCGAAGCTCGTTGACGGAAAATATCCTAACTATCGCGCGGCCATTCCTGAAGCCGCTCGGGAACGGATGCATCTGTCTCGTGAAGCGCTTTTGTCCGCACTGAGGCGCGTTTCCATTGTCGCAGGCGAAAGGCTCGTACCGGTGAGGCTACACTTCCAAAAGGATGAGGTTGAACTCTGCTGCAGTTCGGCGGAAGTCGGGGAAGCCAAAGAGACGATTCCGATCCGCTATGCGGGTAGGGAAATTCGAGCGGCGTTCAACGTGACCTATCTGATGGATCCTCTGCGGGAGAGCACGGCCGACGAAGTCGTACTTCAGGTCGGGGAAACGTCCGGACCGTGCCTGATCCAGGACGAGGAATGCTTCCTGTACGTGGTCATGCCGATGCGCAATGCCTGA
- the lspA gene encoding signal peptidase II, with protein sequence MMDVLRSHSAASGADVPGEREGGRIGQVPRAALRRSPGPVFWGLFVVLLLFDQASKWWILAHAADLPVSLIPGLLNLVSVRNTGIVFGLFSGYNWLWIVVGAAFLFAGLLVGRRLDWGRPEIGSIAALLAAGAAGNIGDRVFHGFVVDFIDVHIGSWHWPSFNVADSCLCLASLWMILRIGANSEGRA encoded by the coding sequence ATGATGGACGTTCTCCGCTCGCACAGTGCTGCGTCCGGAGCCGATGTCCCGGGAGAACGAGAGGGCGGGAGGATCGGGCAAGTTCCTCGGGCCGCATTGCGGCGATCCCCCGGACCCGTTTTCTGGGGGCTTTTCGTTGTCTTGCTTCTCTTCGATCAGGCTTCGAAGTGGTGGATCCTTGCGCACGCAGCCGACCTTCCCGTCTCCCTCATTCCCGGGCTGCTGAATCTTGTCTCGGTCCGGAATACCGGGATCGTCTTCGGCCTCTTCTCGGGATATAACTGGTTATGGATCGTGGTGGGTGCCGCCTTCCTGTTCGCCGGCCTCCTGGTCGGACGCCGTCTCGACTGGGGACGTCCGGAGATCGGCTCGATCGCCGCTCTTCTGGCCGCGGGTGCGGCCGGAAATATCGGCGATCGGGTGTTCCACGGATTTGTCGTAGACTTCATAGACGTTCACATCGGCTCGTGGCACTGGCCGAGCTTCAATGTCGCCGACAGTTGCCTTTGTCTTGCTTCTCTTTGGATGATTCTCCGAATCGGTGCGAATTCCGAAGGTAGGGCTTGA
- the nadA gene encoding quinolinate synthase NadA yields the protein MSHSMHAKELQDRIRRLKRERNAVILAHNYQIREVQEVADFVGDSLGLAYQARGTAADWIVFCGVHFMAETAKILNPEKKVLLPDLEAGCSLADSCSAEELADARRGSDRLFVVTYVNSTAEVKALSDVVCTSGNAVTIVNQIPPEYEILFVPDQNLGEWVMQRTGRKMRLWQGHCYVHVEFTHASLAQMRRLHPGAPIVAHPECDAAVRMLADEICSTEKMVEFCRKSPAKRFIIATESGMIHRLSREIPDKVFLPAPTERCACANCLFMKKITLEKVYRSLQSGEPEIVVPREIAERARVPIERMLDWSAK from the coding sequence CTGTCGCACTCGATGCATGCAAAAGAACTCCAGGATCGGATCCGCCGCCTGAAAAGGGAGAGGAACGCCGTTATCCTGGCGCACAACTACCAGATCCGGGAAGTACAGGAAGTCGCCGACTTCGTGGGCGATTCCCTCGGGCTGGCGTACCAAGCCCGCGGCACCGCGGCGGACTGGATTGTCTTTTGCGGCGTCCACTTCATGGCCGAGACCGCAAAGATTCTCAATCCGGAGAAGAAGGTTCTGCTCCCCGATTTGGAGGCCGGCTGCTCCCTTGCTGATTCCTGCAGCGCCGAGGAATTAGCCGACGCGCGCCGGGGCTCGGACCGGCTTTTCGTGGTGACCTACGTGAACTCGACGGCAGAGGTGAAAGCGCTGAGCGACGTGGTCTGCACCTCAGGAAATGCGGTGACCATTGTCAACCAGATTCCTCCCGAGTACGAAATCCTCTTCGTTCCGGATCAAAACCTAGGGGAATGGGTCATGCAGCGGACCGGACGGAAGATGCGCCTATGGCAGGGGCATTGTTACGTTCACGTGGAATTTACCCATGCGAGCCTGGCGCAGATGCGGCGCCTGCATCCGGGAGCGCCGATCGTCGCCCATCCAGAATGTGATGCCGCCGTCCGGATGCTTGCCGATGAGATTTGCTCCACCGAAAAGATGGTGGAGTTCTGCCGGAAGAGTCCGGCCAAGAGGTTCATCATCGCCACCGAGTCCGGAATGATCCATCGCTTATCTCGCGAAATTCCGGACAAAGTGTTTCTGCCCGCCCCCACGGAGCGCTGCGCCTGCGCCAACTGTCTTTTCATGAAGAAGATTACGCTGGAAAAGGTCTACCGAAGCCTGCAATCTGGCGAGCCGGAAATCGTCGTGCCTCGGGAGATTGCGGAGCGCGCTCGGGTCCCGATCGAGCGGATGCTCGATTGGAGTGCGAAATAA